The following are from one region of the Mycolicibacterium diernhoferi genome:
- a CDS encoding peptidase dimerization domain-containing protein has product MVRPPHGHRQPLARAPSGLVTSPFTELLASKIRTALEQDWQNVIAVSEFIHANVEESSKEFACSARLTTELEHHGFTVEHGVAGMDTAFRASFGSPSAASTVAFVCEYDGLPPYGQSCGHNVVAAASYGAALALRPFADDLDLRVLVIGTPAEEGVGGKYILGDAGIFDDVDFAASIYPGMDDISASRTLAAHRLTIEAFGEPAHGAAHPELGVNALDGIILGFSAMAMLRPNLPPTARIHGIIEEGGIHPQVVPDYARATVVVRAADLIELAEVRSRVTRAFEQAIEAVGARSTVTPAQRCAEAVLGIEALAGLFDNALRVVGRTPQSTDQVAGAWSTDAGALSRRVPYLQPQIKMTTRSVPPHSHAFHAASVGPDAESCISDSAIALAAMAAEYASDPMVRAEVGSQFRQATTGRP; this is encoded by the coding sequence GGCTCGAGCACCATCCGGCCTCGTGACCAGTCCCTTCACAGAATTACTCGCCTCGAAGATCCGCACCGCACTCGAGCAAGACTGGCAGAACGTCATCGCGGTCAGCGAATTCATCCACGCGAATGTCGAAGAGTCTTCGAAAGAATTCGCGTGCAGTGCACGCCTGACAACCGAACTGGAACATCACGGGTTCACGGTCGAACACGGAGTTGCGGGAATGGATACCGCGTTCCGTGCCTCGTTCGGGTCCCCCTCCGCTGCATCGACGGTGGCGTTCGTCTGCGAGTACGACGGACTTCCCCCGTACGGGCAAAGCTGCGGTCACAACGTCGTCGCCGCGGCATCCTACGGCGCAGCCCTGGCGTTGCGGCCGTTCGCCGACGACCTCGATCTGCGGGTGCTGGTGATCGGAACACCGGCCGAGGAGGGAGTGGGAGGCAAGTACATCCTCGGTGACGCAGGCATATTCGATGATGTCGACTTCGCCGCGTCGATCTATCCGGGCATGGATGACATCTCCGCCTCCCGGACACTTGCCGCTCACCGCCTGACCATCGAGGCATTCGGTGAACCGGCACATGGCGCAGCTCATCCAGAACTCGGTGTCAACGCCCTTGACGGGATCATCCTGGGGTTCTCCGCAATGGCTATGCTGCGCCCGAACCTGCCGCCCACCGCCAGAATCCACGGAATCATCGAAGAAGGCGGCATTCACCCACAGGTCGTGCCCGATTACGCGCGGGCGACGGTGGTCGTGCGGGCCGCAGATCTCATCGAGCTCGCAGAGGTTCGATCGCGTGTCACCCGCGCCTTCGAGCAGGCGATCGAGGCGGTGGGAGCGCGGAGCACGGTCACCCCCGCACAGCGATGCGCCGAAGCGGTACTCGGCATCGAGGCGCTGGCCGGTCTCTTCGACAACGCCCTGCGGGTAGTGGGACGTACGCCTCAATCGACCGACCAGGTCGCCGGCGCGTGGTCGACGGATGCGGGCGCGCTCAGCCGCCGCGTGCCCTACCTCCAACCACAGATCAAGATGACGACCCGTTCGGTCCCCCCGCATTCACACGCTTTCCACGCGGCTAGCGTCGGCCCCGACGCCGAGTCGTGCATCTCCGATTCGGCGATCGCTCTGGCCGCGATGGCCGCTGAGTACGCGAGTGATCCGATGGTTCGCGCGGAGGTGGGATCCCAGTTCCGCCAAGCGACAACGGGTAGGCCGTGA
- a CDS encoding MFS transporter: protein MIDTFAGRIGAARLLALSVACGLTVSVTYIPQSLLTSIAGDLGVSPGLASVLATVAQIGYAIGILLLVPLAARLEVRTQVTYQALALTCTLLMVAVVPNILGAAVAFLAVGLVANISQVLIPAANRMSADYRRGQTNSVLVGSLLVGIFGGRVLASLCSEWIGWRATVCAFALAVLATIPATRWALRDAPAPEGGAGAHIQLVLTTVRQAVCNPILVRSALTQACVLATFNALWTVMVLHLTGPGIAWTLGQAGLFGLVGLAAGFFTPYAGRLIDRFGARPMTGWFLLVLLTAMVGILLTNSTPVAFGIVMFVATWANQSALSGNQVRALATDPQRSAQLNTAFSFIVFLGGGTGGLLGPIMYAWQGINAVATVAMGLIVLAIAQWRVIPRTATDRLPLSQLSAAKP, encoded by the coding sequence GTGATCGATACCTTCGCGGGCAGAATCGGCGCTGCACGGCTGTTGGCCTTGTCGGTGGCCTGTGGCCTGACGGTCAGCGTCACCTACATTCCGCAGTCCCTACTCACGAGTATTGCCGGCGACCTTGGCGTATCGCCTGGGCTGGCCAGTGTGCTCGCTACGGTTGCGCAGATCGGCTACGCGATCGGCATCCTGCTTCTCGTCCCGCTCGCGGCACGTCTGGAGGTGCGGACGCAGGTGACCTACCAGGCGCTGGCGCTGACCTGCACGCTCTTGATGGTGGCGGTGGTCCCGAACATCCTCGGCGCCGCGGTGGCTTTCCTGGCTGTCGGATTGGTCGCAAACATCTCACAGGTGCTCATTCCAGCCGCGAACCGGATGAGTGCCGACTACCGAAGAGGACAGACGAACTCTGTGCTCGTCGGGTCGTTACTCGTGGGCATCTTCGGTGGCAGGGTGCTGGCCAGCCTGTGCTCGGAATGGATCGGGTGGCGTGCGACGGTGTGCGCCTTCGCGCTGGCGGTCCTCGCCACCATTCCCGCCACACGCTGGGCCCTGCGAGATGCACCGGCGCCGGAAGGTGGTGCGGGGGCGCATATTCAACTCGTGCTGACGACCGTGCGGCAAGCCGTTTGCAATCCCATACTGGTCCGTTCGGCACTGACCCAGGCATGTGTGCTGGCGACCTTCAACGCGCTGTGGACCGTGATGGTCCTGCATCTCACCGGGCCCGGCATAGCGTGGACGTTGGGGCAGGCAGGGCTGTTCGGGTTGGTGGGGTTGGCTGCGGGCTTCTTCACCCCTTATGCGGGTCGCCTCATCGACCGGTTCGGAGCCAGGCCGATGACCGGATGGTTCCTGTTGGTTCTCCTGACGGCGATGGTGGGCATATTGCTGACGAACAGCACGCCTGTCGCCTTCGGCATAGTCATGTTTGTTGCAACGTGGGCGAACCAGTCCGCGTTGTCGGGGAACCAGGTGCGAGCCCTCGCCACCGATCCGCAGCGGTCCGCTCAGCTCAATACGGCATTCAGCTTCATCGTCTTCCTCGGCGGGGGGACCGGCGGCCTGCTGGGGCCGATCATGTACGCCTGGCAGGGGATCAACGCTGTTGCCACAGTGGCGATGGGGCTCATCGTCCTTGCCATCGCGCAATGGCGGGTGATACCCCGTACGGCCACCGACCGACTCCCGCTCAGCCAATTATCTGCTGCCAAGCCATGA